The genomic segment TGTATTCTGAGGTATATTCGAATATTCTTTGAAATACAAGATTGGACTGCAAAACAAAACGGGTAATATCAGTGTTTTATTGCTTTTTATCTTACGGTCAAAAGTCACGTGATGATGATGCTCTTACTTACAAGGGGCCCCTCTATAAGAATTATTATATCGGCCTGTTAATTGTGCAGCCTTAGCCTTTGAAAATAGAGTTTTTGAAATGCAGTGCGGTACCTTCATGGAATTTGCATTCCCGCCATTCATAGTGCGCCAACACTTAAAATGAAGTTGATACTTTCCTAACCATAAGCATAATCCCCAAAGGACTTTTCGCAATGTTATTGGTGTTGACATTTTGTCGTGAAATGTTGATTTGGTGGGAAGTTAATAAAAAAAAGCGTTTCTGACTTTTACGTCATAGAAATCTTGCGTAAAATGCATATTATTGTCGTCGTGTCTCCGTCGCGGAACCTCAAATACTTTCCCGCCAATTTTTCGTTGACATTTAGCAATTTCCCAAGTTTTGATACTTGTGGAAATTCAACGAATTTTTACCATCTTAGTCCCAACAAAGAACAAAACTTGTTAAAAACACCTATCAGAAATTTGTCTCGAGATCTTTTCATCACCACATAACCTTGTTATTAATAACAGGGGTGGCTTAGCGATACGATGTGATTGTTAAAACTTGCATTTGGAAGTAATAATATAACGGAAAGTAAGGTTTGACGTGTTGTACCATCTAGTTTTTTCGTCGATAAACGATAATAATTCACCTCTAGATTCAATATGTGACTGATTctgttgttattttttgttcaaagCAAATGCGTAGAGCTTTTCTTGACACGCTGAATTAAGGCAAAGAAAGCTAAACCGCACAACCATGTACGTAACAAACATTTCGATATCAAGATCAGCATTAGCGCTGAATCTAAGCTTTCGTCGCCGAGGGCGCCATACAATTACAGAAGAAATACAAGCAGTTATCTACAAAGTCACTCTGTCACTTAGATTAAGTTCCCGATCCTAAACAAAAACGTTATTTGTCTCATACCGCATTATATATTTTAACTaggcagaaaaataaaatttcagtgaTAATTACGTCACGATTATCATGTCAATCATTAGTTAGTCGATATGTTCGAAGTTTAAATTTTTACGCGTTTATACCAATCCAACACAATtcaatgcatgtatgtatgtatgtatgtgttcgTGTGTGTATGGCAAACCAATTGTGTATTTACATGAAAGTTTTGTGTTTACAGTGACgttgttgaaatattgcttcGGCGAGTAATCAAAACTAGAAGTTTCACGTTAACAAGTGGTTTTTAGTGTGTTCAGTATTTCTGAAGCATAGACCGTAACTCTTTCTGGCAAAACTAGGCCGTTGGAATAACTAATGGTCCATGATAGTCTGCCATTCAATCCGTAGATGGCGTGGAAAAATACCGAACCCATGAATGGAGACAGAACCAAAGCTCCTGGCAGACCGTAACATTCAACGACACGCTGTCTGTCACTCTCAAAGGCCGTCATCCGACCCATGTTTGACATGTCAAAGGTTACTAAATTGTTTATAGTGTGCTCTATTGAGGACGCTGTGACATTGCTATCGTCAGGTTCAGGTATATTCTCAAACCATGATGAGGCTTCTCCGAGAGGGCGCTGTTTCATAATATCCCGGCTAATATCTTCTGTTATTTGCTTTGCAAGCTTCCAGAATGTGGTAGACTCGGATCCCTCGGCATCTATATAATACTTGTATAATATTGAAGATATGTAACAGCCCATATTTGGCACATAGTCTTCATCTACATATTTTCTGAGACTGTAATTGGTGTAAGCTTTGACAATCTCTCGTTCTTTCAAGTCGCCACCTTGGATGAGTTTGGCAGCGGCGATAGCGGCGGCCGACGTCAATACCGAGTTAAGTGTGCAGTGATTTCTTTTTGCAGATTGAATTATTCGCGATGTCAGATCTTCGGGAACGTCGATATAATGAACGCCCGTGTTAGTGACCATGCGCAGACTGGTTAGAATTGGCGGGGGAAATTTGGTCAAGTACCTATCTCCCCCTGCATGGTCTGTCGTCTGCTTTGTAGATTTGGTCGGCATGGATACCAAATTCTCCAGGGATGGCGGGAACGAAAAGTTTTTCCCTGGACGATTTTCTACTCTGGGGTCTTCAAATAATTCATTAAGGATTTCAAGTAGCTCGCCCAGTATGTTTGTAATACCGATGGCATCTGCTATAGCGTGGTTTGACGATACCCCTATGCCAGTTTTGTACATCATCCTATCGCCTTCCCTTCTGGACCATTTGCCCTTCAAAATGACCCACCTCCAAAGATGACCGTCAACTGGGTCAGACAATTCACGCTCCATCGCCGATTCCCATTCATCAGTGCCCTCATCGACACACCTTACCGGCAGCTTGACGTCACTTCCGATCTCTTCGAACCACTTCTCGGTTTTGTTATTCTCCTCGTTATAAACTGTGACAATCCTGGCTTTCAATGCCAGATGCCTCGCAGACAGCAAATCCAAGGCTTGTCGTAGGTGGCGCTGCGTGACTTCAGCCCTGCAGTTCAACAACGCGAACTGCACTGGACACCACAAGCCGTGCTTGACATGACTTGAATCAAAGTATGATTCCAGAAGGTTAAGTTTTCGTATCAGCCGTGAATGCGTGCAGTCAGAAGTGAGAAACGCAACTCGACACCTCGAAAAAATCCCACTCCTAAACTTCAATGACGAACGAGAAACAGTCAAGTCCCCTGAACGCGTTCTGAGAGCTCTCATAAGTGTCAAGGCCGGCAACATCGTTGTTTTGTTCGTGGCATAATACCTCTGGTGGAAATGTACAAATACTGACAAAAGAAAGAGAATTAAAGAAACGCAGTGCCAATTAGATGATGACCGATGATATATCTTATATGGGGCTTGAGTGCCTGATATAACATTTATGGGTCCAGTGCCTGATAAtgatattacatgtattggaAGAAGATATCACCAGCCTATGACTGGCTATTTATTGCATTACAAGGCATCCAGGCCCATATACAAGAAAATTCTCAATAGAAAATACTTAATGTCATACATGGTTCTACCatagtttttctcgagggtctatggttctaCATATTGGTctacaaaatatgttttttcttttgataaatGCGTGATATACAAATTTACATAGGTTAATTAACAGATCAGAGTGTAGTCTGGAGGCAATTATGTaaagttttgcagtcttttACAGTCTACGTACACTCTGTCATCTATGGGCCAGTGTCTGATATGACATCTGTGGGTCCAGAGTGCCTGATATAACATATATGAGCGCAGCGCCTGACCAATTTAAACTACACAGAAAAACAAATGCTTCCTTAGTGATAAATTGGTAAAACAGGTATCTCATTTATGTGTAATACTAAATAATATTTCGATTAAGGCATACCTTTAACCAGAAGAGTTAGTGGAATGGCTCTGCGCTGAAGTTTCACCACCGACAGAACGCCAAGAACCTGGCCGAGCGCAAACAACCTAACCTTGTTGTTGAAAAATCAAAGACGATTGGCGCCTACGTGTTGTTTTGATGTCAGTAAAGACACGTCGTTATAAATTTGTGTTATGCGACGACACTTGGGTTGACGTTGCTAACATTAAATTAGAAGACCCTTTCGCTAATAAGGCTGCTAACCGGAACTCCTTGGGGTTTGTTTCAGCCCCGAATGACAAATGTCAGATGCGATGAAAGTATGAACGAAATGTCAGAAACGAACTTGGCTCTGACCCTaggtgattttaaaattttaaatctgACCTAACTACGAAACAACCACTTATCTCTATATGGCCCTACCATCATGTGGTACATTCTCAAGGCAAATCGTCACAATACTGGTAAATGGGTAGTTCAATTACAGAATACTCGAACCGTGCCCTGAGGCAGGTTGCTATGTTGTTTTGCCTGCATCTGTAAGTACAAAGTGCACGAATACAAAACAACTCCACATGGCCCCGGCCACACGCATTGTGTAGCATTAGCATCCGAAGCATTGATTCGCACCACATGATGAATGACCGACAAGCTTCTTTTTGACTGTACAACTATGAAAGAACAAAGTGCTTTGAGAATTTTTACAATacactcatcatataagctatCTTCATCAGTTGAACTCGTGGTTGATACCAGCCTTGCTCCATGTCTATTAGCATGtgtgtaaatatcaaaacacaataaattgaaggaataaacttcagtagactgCCGCGTTAGTgttaggctgttgcgtagatcgtagGGGGAACGCTTTGGCCCATTGTCAGTAACTGCTACCAAGAAATGCCAAGCGACAGGCGTATTCTAGCCAAATACTTAAAAGTAGCTTGGTTGAGCGCTAAAATCCGGGActaatatggtgaccctcccatCTGATGGCAAATCTCTGCATTGTAATCTCTCCCAATGCTTGTAAAACTTCATCAGCTGTAAACAGAATCTTATAAATTCCCGAACCGAAAACGAAGCGTAATCAGAAAATGTTGTCACTCAACCTGGTTAAAGTCCACAAACGGTAGCAGACTTAATGATCGGTTTTTATTGACGGTTTTGGAATGAGAACACCGATACGTTGACACAGCTGTCGAATTCCCCTCTCGCGACTTGCTTTATTTTTGATAACACAGGCAAACAATCTCTATAACGATTGTTCCATCTCGGATTATCGTTTTCTTCAGAGATTACTCTGGTGCTTTGAAGGCAAAATACACATCAGATacacatttttaacatttcaaatcTCACAATTTCACCTGGTCTTCAGCTTGATGGACTAAATTTTAAACCAGGTGTTGAAATTCACTTACCATGGTCTTGTTTTTGTAAAAGTAGTAATTTATTTATCTCTCATAGATTTTAAACAGATACTGtaacatattttgaatttcaaactcaTTTTATATCTATAGGCAGTACGGTTCGTCGTTCCTTAAAATATCCGTTGACCCCAGATTGACATTACGATGAATACAAGACAATTATTTCTTGTTATCTTCAGTAGAGCATGCGCACCAGCGTAGAGATTTTCTAATTGCGtaccgttgtatgagtaacgtGGTATTTAGACTTCCGGAGACAACGACTCCGTCAACTTTTGTCTCCATAACAAAAAACATCGAAAAAAAGCTTATCAGTCAAGAATGGCTGTAGGTATCAACAAATCTTCGATGTCTTTCGCTGTCCCCCGATTAAAAACTGGTAACGGAATTAACATACACACCAAATCAGTTTGTTTAATCAATCAACAGCTTTCCAATCCGATTCACCTCTGTGGTACTTACACAAAGCTAGCTCTGTTCTCCATCTACATCTAgaatttgcaaaaatgatgcaatGCATTGGTTACTAAAAGAAGTGACTACTGCAAAACCTAGTCAAGCCAGTAACTCATTTTTTATTTAGAAGATGCAAACAGATGCAGGCTGGAATATAAGAGTTGAATAAGATCGACTGCTGACATAATTATTCAATACAAACTAACACATGACTCTGCCTCAGACTTAAAATGGAGCGGCGTTGATTCATCGGTAGTGGCAGGTTTTCCCTTGAAATAATTAGCAGTGCTGAACTGTTGATTGTGTCTCAATGAAATGCCCATGGACATTTGGAGAGAATTTACAGAGAGCGAAGTGGAGCACTGATAAATCCACTCACCCCAGGTTTTTGAACGACAGACTCAATTCGAGGCACGTGATAATGATAAAATTGCTAGGTACTTTCTGTGATTGAacgatatgcaaatttacgagcagagagagagagagagagagagagagagagagagagagagagagagagagaggagagagagaggagagagagagagagagagagagagagagagataaccAAACTCGAGTATACAGCTCCATTTCGGCgatgcaatttttttcttgCAATACAGAGATTCAATGATCGCAGGTTTataaatttcagcaaaaaatcaaacatttgtcAAAAGAAATAAAGTCTGTGTCAGATGTTTCTTGAAAATGAGGATAAGCTATCATAAAATCAGACTAGCGTTTTCCCCCTTCCGAACATTGGGCTACGGCTTACCTCGCAAAATTCGAAGAATTTAATAATTATATGCTGGTATCTTATAGTGTCCATGGCCATAGGGATTACATTGTCGTCAGTTGTACTGTTCTCCGAGTCTAGTAGAGTTTTTACGCAATGAAACGAGAGATATAGGCGCTATTTTAACGACACAACTTAGTTTAATTCTACAACAGTAAGTGATTAATAGTACATGAAGAATGAAGAATTACAGGTcttttttagaaatttctttGACGATATTGGGTGATTACGagtttttcacaaattcaagAATTTCTGTAACAGTGACTGCATAATATATATTGTGCGTGAAAAGGTTTACATGCCTTTCAATAAATATAACGACTCCATGGACACATCATTCAATACAGTTTATGGCACTAGGCTGAACAAAGGCAAAGAAAAAAGAGACAGGAAACACCAAAGAAGGTGGGTAAATCACATGAATAagtgattttatatttttgtattgttttcctCAAGGAAGTGTATCgtttaaaaattgacaaataattgaataattatAAAACCTTGGAGATAAATGCGCCATTTGCAATATGCTTAAAATATTAATGTTCGAATATGCGATATTCTTGGACGTTGCTGTCGCAAGTTCTAGTTTTCGACAAAATCAGTAACGCCATCATTAAGAGAATTTACTAACACATGGcgaattctgtaaaaataaataaaaagacaacaatgtttttaaatggGCATtaacattgtatgtatgtacattatgtatgtatgtatgtatgtatgtatgtatgtatgtatgtatgtatgtatgtatgtatgtatgtatgtatgtatgtatgtatgtatgtatgtatgtatgtatgtatgtatgtatgtatgtatgtatgtatgtatgtatgtatgtgtatgtatgcatgtataaaTGCAACATTACTTCAAGTATATATTTGAGAAAGTTTTTCATGAACATCCGTTCAAATACATATAtaaacataaatacatacagacagtgttcatgtatgtatgtatgtatgtatgtatgtatgtatgtatgtgtgtaggtatgtgtatgtatgtatgtatgtatgtatgtatgtatgtatgtatgtatgtatgtatgtatgtatgtatgtatgtatgtatgcacaaaCGCAACATTACTTCAAGTATATATTGAGAAAGTTTTTCAAGAACATCCGTTCAAATACATATAtaaacataaatacatacagtgttcatacatacatacatacatacatacatacatacatacatacatacatacatacatacatacatacatgcatgcatgcatgcatgcatgcatgcatacatacatacatacatacatacatacatacatacatacatacatacatacatacatacatacatacatacatacagagagcGATAGAGAAATACAGTCACAATCAATCGAAAGAATAATGGTACAGTCATTGGCAGATTGAGAGGGAGAGAAAGTGAGTTTTTAAGTATTGATGGAGTTATGAATTTGTAAAGTGGAATTAAAAAGAAGGTCTGATGATTGCAAGTGAACAGAGAAACTGAGAGAACAATGGCCATCAAGCCAGCCCTATACAGAAACAATcgtgtatttatgtacatcttTTCAGAAGGACGGACAGTAATGAATTTATTGATTAATTTAACATATTCTTTACTGACCTGCTGTCATCTCACATACAAAACCCTTCGGTCGTACGTTACAATACTCGTCATCCCACTGTCCAGTGCGAGATCCTCTGAACCTGAAATATtaagcatatgtatgaaaagTGCCCTTTTAATCTAACATATACGATACCATATATCTGTGTACACGACATGACTTTGAAACAGGAACTCAGAACTCTTGTAACAAATGTAAGGAAATGAAAAAACACAGGAATATctaaaaataagtaaaaaaatCCTCAAACGTCTCCAATGGTTTCGTTCAAGAATATCTTTTGTATATTAAGAGTTCAACATGCCATTCATTGTTTTAAGTGGAAACCTGGCTTAATCGATAAAAGAATAATCCCACATGTTTCACATAAAACGAAAGACACTGACATAGTTTACGtgactttcatattttaaaCTGAACTTCAGGGGGAAAACTATCATAGGCATATACATCACCGTGTGGCAAATTTGTATTGCAAGCTGTGTCCTAAGGAGGAGACGACCTTGAGAAATTTCTCTGCAAAGTGTTTTGAACGCATGCGCAATTTCGACTCACCAGAGTTGAACGCAGTCTTGGCCCTCACTGTCGAGTTTCACTTTGTTGTTTGGTTCACCACCAGCCCAGTTGACGAAGGAGTTACCGAGAGTGGTGTTATCACTCCAGCGGAAGTTATTTTCAGCGTCCCGGTCATCCAGGCCGATCCAGAAGCCGTGGGTG from the Ptychodera flava strain L36383 chromosome 2, AS_Pfla_20210202, whole genome shotgun sequence genome contains:
- the LOC139116425 gene encoding uncharacterized protein — translated: MLPALTLMRALRTRSGDLTVSRSSLKFRSGIFSRCRVAFLTSDCTHSRLIRKLNLLESYFDSSHVKHGLWCPVQFALLNCRAEVTQRHLRQALDLLSARHLALKARIVTVYNEENNKTEKWFEEIGSDVKLPVRCVDEGTDEWESAMERELSDPVDGHLWRWVILKGKWSRREGDRMMYKTGIGVSSNHAIADAIGITNILGELLEILNELFEDPRVENRPGKNFSFPPSLENLVSMPTKSTKQTTDHAGGDRYLTKFPPPILTSLRMVTNTGVHYIDVPEDLTSRIIQSAKRNHCTLNSVLTSAAAIAAAKLIQGGDLKEREIVKAYTNYSLRKYVDEDYVPNMGCYISSILYKYYIDAEGSESTTFWKLAKQITEDISRDIMKQRPLGEASSWFENIPEPDDSNVTASSIEHTINNLVTFDMSNMGRMTAFESDRQRVVECYGLPGALVLSPFMGSVFFHAIYGLNGRLSWTISYSNGLVLPERVTVYASEILNTLKTTC